The following coding sequences are from one Triticum aestivum cultivar Chinese Spring chromosome 5A, IWGSC CS RefSeq v2.1, whole genome shotgun sequence window:
- the LOC123106650 gene encoding uncharacterized protein isoform X2 yields MATPAAGRKPRARRPFAAVASLSAARRRVLPRTEGSENVEPLDGMSFKECLRRFNKFSGEAAAAAGVKPAFAVGTKAVIKNRRPCSTPGSKRPSSSRTPRRKKPEPSPSRKSSTPAAAAAAPYEAPRAPLWDFSDELCQKKVRARLSSPCDVPAEEEQGPGRRRGEAASRESAAWGATLEEAMAGIPEHGEGRVRYLVDTFERLLSLSRGDREAQSGGGAGTRRKKESASMPSSPRKAEEIDMASYPSVASSSDLSYCIVGLPRRNRSSSGARDERQVRRCNSAGSSERSSCRKATMPHPFNLRTEQRGRVKEGNFVQMMREMLLEEERLRNPLAQALPWTTEEPENLAKPPTKEPTEPVDVVLHSAVRAVGRSKFDHQIAERNIFLERLELEKERQQKLDEEVEIKLLRKEQVPRAHPMPDFSKPFMPKRSVKPQTVPREPRFHTRPTRHSPKTRS; encoded by the exons ATGGCCACGCCGGCGGCGGGGAGGAAGCCCAGGGCGCGGCGGCCGTTCGCGGCGGTCGCGTCGCTGTCGGCGGCCAGGAGGCGGGTGCTGCCGAGGACCGAGGGCTCCGAGAACGTCGAGCCCCTCGACGGGATGTCGTTCAAGGAGTGCCTCCGCCGGTTCAACAAGTtctcgggcgaggcggcggcggcggcgggtgtgaaGCCCGCCTTCGCCGTCGGCACCAAGGCGGTGATCAAGAACAGGAGGCCCTGCTCGACGCCTGGTTCCAAGAGGCCGTCATCATCGAGGACGCCGAGAAGGAAGAAGCCGGAACCGTCGCCGTCTAGGAAGAGCTCGACCcccgcggctgcggcggcggcgccgtACGAGGCGCCGCGCGCGCCGCTGTGGGACTTCTCCGACGAGCTCTGCCAGAAGAAGGTGAGGGCGAGGCTCTCGTCGCCCTGCGACGTCCCggcggaggaggagcaggggccaggacggcggcgcggggaggcggcctcGCGTGAGAGCGCGGCGTGGGGCGCGACCCTCGAGGAGGCCATGGCCGGCATCCCGGAGCACGGCGAGGGCCGCGTCAGGTACCTGGTGGACACGTTCGAGAGGCTCCTGTCCCTGTCCCGCGGCGACCGCGAGGCGCAGAGCGGAGGCGGCGCCgggacgaggaggaagaaggagtcggCCTCGATGCCGTCGTCGCCGCGGAAGGCCGAGGAGATCGACATGGCGTCGTACCCCTCCGTCGCGTCGTCGTCCGACCTCTCCTACTGCATCGTCGGCCTGCCCCGCCGCAACAG GAGCAGCAGCGGTGCACGAGACGAGCGTCAGGTCAGGAGATGCAAC AGcgccggctcgtcggagaggagCTCGTGTAGGAAGGCGACAATGCCTCATCCGTTCAATCTTAGGACCGAG CAAAGGGGGAGGGTGAAGGAAGGCAACTTTGTTCAGATGATGAGGGAGATGCTGCTGGAGGAGGAGAGGCTGCGCAACCCGCTCGCGCAAGCTCTCCCATGGACCACCGAAGAACCGGAG AATCTGGCGAAACCGCCGACGAAAGAGCCCACCGAACCGGTCGATGTCGTGCTTCATAGCGCGGTTCGCGCTGTCGGTCGCTCCAAGTTTGATCATCAG ATCGCGGAGCGCAACATCTTCCTGGAGAGGCTGGAGCtggagaaggagaggcagcagAAG CTGGATGAAGAGGTTGAGATCAAACTGCTGAGGAAGGAGCAGGTGCCGAGGGCGCACCCGATGCCGGATTTCTCGAAGCCATTCATGCCCAAAAG GTCAGTGAAGCCCCAGACAGTTCCCAGGGAGCCAAGGTTCCACACCAGGCCGACGAGGCACAGCCCCAAGACCCGGTCATAG
- the LOC123106650 gene encoding uncharacterized protein isoform X1: MATPAAGRKPRARRPFAAVASLSAARRRVLPRTEGSENVEPLDGMSFKECLRRFNKFSGEAAAAAGVKPAFAVGTKAVIKNRRPCSTPGSKRPSSSRTPRRKKPEPSPSRKSSTPAAAAAAPYEAPRAPLWDFSDELCQKKVRARLSSPCDVPAEEEQGPGRRRGEAASRESAAWGATLEEAMAGIPEHGEGRVRYLVDTFERLLSLSRGDREAQSGGGAGTRRKKESASMPSSPRKAEEIDMASYPSVASSSDLSYCIVGLPRRNSRSSSGARDERQVRRCNSAGSSERSSCRKATMPHPFNLRTEQRGRVKEGNFVQMMREMLLEEERLRNPLAQALPWTTEEPENLAKPPTKEPTEPVDVVLHSAVRAVGRSKFDHQIAERNIFLERLELEKERQQKLDEEVEIKLLRKEQVPRAHPMPDFSKPFMPKRSVKPQTVPREPRFHTRPTRHSPKTRS, encoded by the exons ATGGCCACGCCGGCGGCGGGGAGGAAGCCCAGGGCGCGGCGGCCGTTCGCGGCGGTCGCGTCGCTGTCGGCGGCCAGGAGGCGGGTGCTGCCGAGGACCGAGGGCTCCGAGAACGTCGAGCCCCTCGACGGGATGTCGTTCAAGGAGTGCCTCCGCCGGTTCAACAAGTtctcgggcgaggcggcggcggcggcgggtgtgaaGCCCGCCTTCGCCGTCGGCACCAAGGCGGTGATCAAGAACAGGAGGCCCTGCTCGACGCCTGGTTCCAAGAGGCCGTCATCATCGAGGACGCCGAGAAGGAAGAAGCCGGAACCGTCGCCGTCTAGGAAGAGCTCGACCcccgcggctgcggcggcggcgccgtACGAGGCGCCGCGCGCGCCGCTGTGGGACTTCTCCGACGAGCTCTGCCAGAAGAAGGTGAGGGCGAGGCTCTCGTCGCCCTGCGACGTCCCggcggaggaggagcaggggccaggacggcggcgcggggaggcggcctcGCGTGAGAGCGCGGCGTGGGGCGCGACCCTCGAGGAGGCCATGGCCGGCATCCCGGAGCACGGCGAGGGCCGCGTCAGGTACCTGGTGGACACGTTCGAGAGGCTCCTGTCCCTGTCCCGCGGCGACCGCGAGGCGCAGAGCGGAGGCGGCGCCgggacgaggaggaagaaggagtcggCCTCGATGCCGTCGTCGCCGCGGAAGGCCGAGGAGATCGACATGGCGTCGTACCCCTCCGTCGCGTCGTCGTCCGACCTCTCCTACTGCATCGTCGGCCTGCCCCGCCGCAACAG CAGGAGCAGCAGCGGTGCACGAGACGAGCGTCAGGTCAGGAGATGCAAC AGcgccggctcgtcggagaggagCTCGTGTAGGAAGGCGACAATGCCTCATCCGTTCAATCTTAGGACCGAG CAAAGGGGGAGGGTGAAGGAAGGCAACTTTGTTCAGATGATGAGGGAGATGCTGCTGGAGGAGGAGAGGCTGCGCAACCCGCTCGCGCAAGCTCTCCCATGGACCACCGAAGAACCGGAG AATCTGGCGAAACCGCCGACGAAAGAGCCCACCGAACCGGTCGATGTCGTGCTTCATAGCGCGGTTCGCGCTGTCGGTCGCTCCAAGTTTGATCATCAG ATCGCGGAGCGCAACATCTTCCTGGAGAGGCTGGAGCtggagaaggagaggcagcagAAG CTGGATGAAGAGGTTGAGATCAAACTGCTGAGGAAGGAGCAGGTGCCGAGGGCGCACCCGATGCCGGATTTCTCGAAGCCATTCATGCCCAAAAG GTCAGTGAAGCCCCAGACAGTTCCCAGGGAGCCAAGGTTCCACACCAGGCCGACGAGGCACAGCCCCAAGACCCGGTCATAG